A stretch of Sulfitobacter sp. THAF37 DNA encodes these proteins:
- a CDS encoding threonine/serine dehydratase produces MNIEMIRAAAQRLEGHARRTPLLSSPFLDELAGRRVWVKPECLQHTGSFKFRGAFNALAAMDAEVRQRGVIAFSSGNHAQGVALAARMHGVPAVIIMPADSPALKLANTAALGAEVITYDRATENRDEIGERLSLERGLTLVKPFDEPEVIAGQGTCGLEIAQQAAEQGIKTADVIVCCGGGGLTSGIALALEADAPGLRVRTAEPEGFDDVARSLQSGAIERNSRTSGNICDAIITPQPGNITFPIMKRLCGPGLVVTEDEALAAMGQAFNRLKLVAEPGGAVALAAALCRADQIEGEDVILTISGGNVDPAMFARGLDSL; encoded by the coding sequence ATGAACATCGAGATGATCCGCGCCGCTGCCCAGCGCCTTGAGGGCCATGCGCGGCGCACGCCGCTGCTGTCCTCTCCCTTTCTCGATGAATTGGCCGGACGCCGGGTCTGGGTGAAACCGGAGTGCCTGCAACACACCGGCAGCTTCAAGTTTCGCGGTGCCTTCAACGCCCTGGCGGCGATGGACGCCGAGGTCCGCCAGCGCGGTGTCATCGCCTTTTCCTCGGGCAATCACGCGCAGGGCGTGGCCTTGGCCGCCCGAATGCACGGCGTGCCTGCGGTTATCATCATGCCTGCCGACAGCCCCGCGCTGAAGCTGGCGAACACCGCTGCCCTGGGGGCCGAGGTCATCACCTATGACCGCGCGACCGAGAACCGCGACGAGATCGGCGAAAGGCTCAGCCTTGAACGCGGTCTGACGCTGGTGAAACCCTTCGATGAGCCGGAGGTGATCGCGGGCCAGGGCACCTGCGGGCTGGAGATCGCGCAGCAGGCGGCGGAACAGGGGATCAAGACCGCCGATGTCATCGTCTGTTGCGGCGGCGGCGGGCTGACCAGCGGCATCGCCCTGGCGCTGGAGGCCGACGCACCGGGTCTGCGCGTGCGCACGGCGGAACCTGAAGGGTTCGACGATGTGGCCCGCTCTCTGCAATCGGGCGCGATCGAGCGGAACAGCCGCACCTCCGGCAACATCTGCGATGCCATCATCACCCCGCAACCGGGCAACATCACCTTTCCCATCATGAAACGGCTGTGCGGCCCCGGCCTTGTCGTGACCGAGGACGAGGCGCTGGCGGCCATGGGCCAGGCCTTCAACCGGCTCAAACTGGTGGCCGAACCGGGCGGCGCCGTGGCGCTGGCCGCCGCGCTCTGCCGCGCGGACCAGATCGAAGGGGAGGACGTGATCCTCACCATTTCGGGCGGCAATGTGGACCCGGCGATGTTTGCCCGGGGGCTGGACAGCCTGTGA
- a CDS encoding alpha/beta fold hydrolase codes for MARFTSSDGLSLYYTDKGAGLPILCLAGLTRTGADFDYVAPHLVGNRLIRLDYRGRGQSHFDTDWRNYTPPVECRDVLELLAHLSLDKVAVLGTSRGGLNAMGLAAGAKERLLGVALNDVGPDVDPKGLDFIMGYIGRNPAARTHAAAAAGMARAFPEFEGVPDSRWQAEAEKHYVQTESGLKITYDPALRKSVEAAMAQDAPDLWPFFDALEGLPLACIRGAASNLLSAQTLAEMQKRRPDMITAVVPGRGHVPFLDEPEAVAALKEWIGRMK; via the coding sequence ATGGCGCGGTTCACCTCTTCTGACGGGCTGTCGCTGTATTACACCGACAAAGGCGCGGGGCTGCCGATCCTGTGCCTCGCGGGGCTGACGCGCACGGGCGCGGATTTCGACTATGTCGCGCCGCATCTTGTCGGAAACCGCCTTATCCGGCTCGATTACCGGGGGCGCGGACAATCCCATTTCGACACCGACTGGCGGAACTATACCCCGCCCGTCGAATGCCGCGACGTGCTGGAGCTGCTCGCGCATCTGTCGCTGGACAAGGTGGCGGTCCTGGGCACCTCGCGCGGGGGGCTGAACGCCATGGGCCTCGCGGCGGGGGCGAAGGAGCGGCTTCTGGGCGTGGCCCTGAACGACGTGGGCCCCGACGTCGATCCCAAGGGACTGGATTTCATCATGGGTTATATCGGCCGCAATCCGGCGGCCAGAACCCATGCGGCGGCGGCGGCGGGCATGGCCCGCGCCTTTCCCGAGTTCGAGGGCGTGCCCGACAGCCGGTGGCAGGCTGAGGCCGAGAAACATTATGTCCAGACGGAAAGCGGCCTCAAGATCACCTACGACCCCGCCCTGCGCAAATCGGTGGAGGCGGCGATGGCGCAGGACGCGCCGGATCTCTGGCCGTTCTTCGACGCGCTGGAGGGTCTGCCGCTGGCCTGCATCCGAGGTGCCGCGTCAAACCTGCTGAGCGCGCAAACCCTGGCAGAGATGCAAAAACGCCGCCCCGACATGATCACCGCCGTGGTGCCCGGGCGGGGCCATGTCCCCTTTCTGGATGAGCCGGAGGCGGTGGCCGCCCTGAAGGAATGGATAGGAAGAATGAAATGA
- the pcaD gene encoding 3-oxoadipate enol-lactonase yields the protein MKIFDTGDVRLHYRVDGPRDGAPVVFANSLGTDMRLWDPILPLLPEGLRIIRYDKRGHGLSSCPPAPYSMGALITDIERLLDFLEVRQCVFVGLSIGGMIAQGLATKRLDMIRAMVLSNTAAKIGNPEMWAERIAAVEKGGIESLADAVMERWFSADFRARPELELWRNMLVRGEDAGYAGCSAAISGTDFYTPTAALRLPVLGIAGSDDGSTPPDLVRETVDLIPASKFQLIRKAGHLPCVEQPEEYARVLGDFLRGVGHV from the coding sequence ATGAAGATTTTCGATACCGGCGACGTGCGCCTGCATTACCGCGTGGATGGCCCCCGTGACGGCGCGCCGGTGGTCTTTGCCAATTCGCTGGGGACCGACATGCGCCTGTGGGATCCGATCCTGCCACTGCTGCCCGAAGGGCTGCGGATCATCCGCTACGACAAGCGGGGGCATGGCCTGTCTTCCTGCCCGCCCGCACCCTATTCCATGGGCGCGCTGATCACGGACATCGAACGGTTGCTGGATTTTCTCGAGGTGCGGCAATGCGTCTTTGTCGGCCTGTCCATCGGCGGCATGATCGCGCAGGGGCTGGCGACCAAGCGTCTGGACATGATCCGCGCGATGGTGCTCAGCAACACCGCCGCCAAGATCGGCAACCCCGAGATGTGGGCCGAACGCATCGCCGCCGTCGAGAAGGGCGGCATCGAGAGCCTCGCCGACGCGGTGATGGAACGCTGGTTCTCGGCCGATTTCCGCGCCAGACCGGAACTTGAACTCTGGCGCAACATGCTGGTGCGGGGCGAGGACGCGGGCTATGCCGGGTGTTCCGCCGCGATCTCCGGCACGGACTTCTACACGCCCACTGCCGCCCTGCGCCTGCCCGTGCTGGGCATCGCCGGGTCGGATGACGGGTCCACGCCGCCGGACCTTGTGCGCGAAACGGTCGATCTGATCCCGGCATCGAAGTTTCAGCTGATCCGCAAGGCGGGGCACCTGCCCTGCGTCGAACAACCCGAGGAATACGCCAGGGTGCTGGGCGACTTTCTCAGGGGGGTGGGCCATGTCTGA
- a CDS encoding alcohol dehydrogenase catalytic domain-containing protein: MQMIKAAVAHEFGAPLVIEEVQLRAPEGTEVEVTLDAVAICHSDISFAEGGWGGTLPAVYGHEAAGRISAVGPGVKGLAAGDSVVVTLIRACGTCPNCASGSPTVCETPYDGDKGPLKTADGGTLHQGMASGAFAEKVVVEQAQVVKVSEDIPKEAAALIACGVITGVGAVVNAAGLRAGQDVVVIGAGGVGLNAIQGARIAGARRIVAVDMSEEKLAVAKEFGATDGVLASAPKPWRAAQKAMGRGADAVIVTVGAVPAYDAAPRYLAWGGKVIMVGMPHSGDLSSYEPVTMAFMGQGMVGSKMGDVVIQRDIPWMVDLYLQGRLKLDELISGRWSLDQINEAIADTKTGAARRNVILLDR; this comes from the coding sequence GTGCAAATGATCAAAGCCGCCGTCGCCCATGAATTCGGTGCCCCTCTGGTGATCGAGGAGGTTCAGCTGCGCGCGCCAGAGGGCACCGAGGTCGAGGTGACGCTGGATGCCGTTGCGATCTGCCATTCGGACATTTCATTTGCCGAAGGCGGCTGGGGCGGCACGCTTCCGGCGGTCTACGGCCACGAGGCGGCGGGCCGGATCTCGGCCGTGGGGCCGGGCGTGAAGGGGCTGGCGGCCGGTGACAGCGTCGTGGTGACGCTGATCCGGGCCTGTGGCACCTGCCCGAACTGCGCCAGTGGCAGCCCCACCGTCTGCGAAACACCCTATGACGGCGACAAGGGGCCGCTGAAGACCGCGGATGGCGGCACCCTGCATCAGGGCATGGCCTCGGGTGCCTTTGCCGAGAAGGTCGTGGTGGAACAGGCGCAGGTCGTGAAGGTCAGCGAGGACATTCCGAAAGAAGCCGCCGCGCTGATCGCCTGCGGCGTGATCACCGGCGTCGGTGCCGTGGTCAACGCGGCGGGCCTGCGGGCGGGGCAGGACGTGGTGGTGATCGGCGCGGGCGGCGTGGGGCTGAACGCCATCCAGGGCGCGCGCATCGCCGGGGCCCGCCGCATCGTCGCGGTGGACATGAGCGAAGAGAAACTGGCGGTGGCCAAGGAATTCGGCGCCACCGACGGGGTGCTGGCCAGCGCCCCGAAGCCTTGGCGCGCGGCGCAGAAGGCGATGGGCCGGGGCGCCGATGCGGTGATCGTCACGGTGGGGGCGGTTCCGGCCTATGATGCGGCGCCCCGCTATCTTGCTTGGGGCGGCAAGGTGATCATGGTGGGCATGCCCCATTCCGGCGACCTTTCGTCCTATGAGCCGGTCACGATGGCCTTCATGGGTCAGGGCATGGTCGGCTCCAAGATGGGCGATGTGGTGATTCAGCGGGATATTCCCTGGATGGTGGACCTCTACCTGCAGGGAAGACTGAAGCTGGACGAACTGATCTCGGGGCGCTGGTCGCTGGACCAGATCAACGAGGCCATTGCCGACACCAAGACCGGCGCGGCACGGCGCAACGTGATCCTGCTCGACCGGTGA
- a CDS encoding lyase family protein, whose amino-acid sequence MAGSVFDSALYGRLFDPGEAGRLFTDSAAVRAMLLVEGALAKVQGAQGIIPELSAAAIHRAALEIAVDPGALAAETGQNGVPVPALVSAFRAEMQAPEHAQYVHWGATSQDIVDTGLMLRLRQVLALAETDLKAIIATLGEQAAEHAHLPMPARTYGQYATPTTWGAVLAQFGTPLLDALAGLEALRKSALWVSLSGASGTGSALGDDPAATRAALAGALGLEDPQRSWHTDRTPILRIADWQGQVMAALAHMGQTLIALAGSDTQEVALGSGGSSSTMPQKQNPVAPSALVALGHQFTGLRAGLQAAAAHQHQRDGSAWFAEWMVLPQLSLSLAAALQHARALTAGVVPRPVQMQANLDSGLGLIHAEALSFALAEIMPRPEAQKVTKALCLDALDKRTPLETLALADYPQLDRGVFAPGAGTGEAPREAQSFAARARAL is encoded by the coding sequence ATGGCCGGGTCGGTGTTTGATTCCGCGCTCTACGGGCGGCTGTTCGATCCGGGAGAGGCCGGACGCCTGTTCACCGACAGCGCGGCGGTGCGGGCGATGCTGCTGGTCGAGGGGGCGCTGGCCAAGGTGCAGGGCGCGCAGGGGATCATCCCCGAACTTTCCGCCGCCGCGATCCACCGTGCCGCGCTGGAAATTGCGGTTGATCCCGGCGCTCTGGCGGCGGAGACCGGCCAGAACGGCGTGCCGGTCCCGGCGCTGGTCAGCGCCTTTCGCGCCGAGATGCAGGCCCCGGAACATGCGCAATACGTCCACTGGGGCGCCACCAGCCAGGACATCGTGGATACGGGGCTGATGCTGCGGTTGCGGCAGGTACTGGCCCTTGCCGAAACGGATCTGAAGGCGATCATCGCCACGCTGGGCGAACAGGCCGCCGAACACGCGCATCTGCCGATGCCTGCGCGGACCTACGGTCAATACGCCACGCCCACCACCTGGGGGGCGGTGCTGGCGCAGTTCGGCACACCGCTGCTGGATGCATTGGCGGGGCTGGAGGCCCTGCGCAAATCCGCGCTCTGGGTGTCGCTTTCGGGGGCTTCGGGCACCGGCTCGGCCTTGGGCGACGATCCCGCTGCCACCCGCGCCGCGCTGGCCGGGGCGCTGGGGCTTGAGGATCCGCAACGCTCCTGGCACACGGACCGCACGCCGATCCTGCGCATCGCCGACTGGCAGGGCCAGGTGATGGCGGCGCTGGCGCATATGGGCCAGACGCTGATCGCGCTGGCGGGAAGCGATACGCAGGAGGTGGCGCTCGGGTCGGGCGGGTCGTCCTCGACCATGCCGCAGAAGCAGAACCCGGTCGCGCCCTCGGCGCTGGTGGCGCTGGGGCATCAGTTCACCGGGCTGCGCGCCGGTCTGCAGGCGGCCGCCGCGCACCAGCACCAGCGCGACGGGTCCGCCTGGTTCGCGGAGTGGATGGTGCTGCCGCAGCTGTCGCTGTCGCTGGCGGCGGCGCTGCAGCACGCCAGGGCGCTGACCGCCGGCGTGGTGCCGCGGCCGGTGCAGATGCAGGCCAACCTGGACAGCGGGCTGGGCCTGATCCACGCCGAAGCCCTGAGCTTTGCCCTGGCCGAAATCATGCCCCGTCCCGAGGCGCAGAAGGTGACAAAGGCGCTCTGCCTTGATGCGTTGGACAAACGCACGCCGCTGGAGACTCTGGCGCTGGCCGATTATCCGCAACTCGACCGCGGGGTCTTTGCCCCCGGCGCAGGCACCGGAGAGGCCCCGCGCGAGGCCCAGAGCTTTGCCGCACGGGCGCGGGCGCTCTGA
- a CDS encoding mandelate racemase/muconate lactonizing enzyme family protein — protein sequence MKLADLDVIVTAPPAPGWGGRYWILVKVTTDTGIIGWGECYAASVGPDAMRAVIADVFERHMAGENPENIELMFRRVYSSGFTQRPDLTVMGAFSGLEIACWDILGKDRDRPVHALIGGRMNDRVRAYTYLYPLPQHDLPDFWTSAEMAGEAAADCVARGYTAVKFDPAGPYTLRGGHMPAMSDINRSVAFCAAIRDAVGDKADLLFGTHGQFTTAGAIRLGQAIAPYSPLWYEEPVPPDNVAQMAQVAGAVGIPVATGERLTTKAEFAPVLRAGAAAILQPALGRSGGIWETSKIAAMAEVYNAQMAPHLYAGPVEWAANIQFAVSIPNLLMAETIETPFHVRLIKGSIRVEDGFIPAPEAPGLGIEVDEDLARAHPYTGTGLHLQMQEDPCDYVNGNAFEGGAPAPRD from the coding sequence ATGAAGCTGGCAGATCTGGACGTCATCGTGACCGCGCCCCCGGCGCCCGGCTGGGGCGGGCGGTACTGGATCCTGGTGAAGGTGACGACGGATACCGGCATCATCGGCTGGGGCGAATGCTATGCCGCCTCTGTCGGGCCGGATGCGATGCGCGCGGTCATCGCGGACGTGTTCGAGCGGCACATGGCCGGGGAAAACCCCGAGAACATCGAACTGATGTTCCGGCGGGTCTATTCCAGCGGCTTCACCCAGCGGCCCGATCTGACGGTGATGGGGGCCTTTTCGGGGCTGGAGATCGCCTGCTGGGACATCCTGGGCAAGGACCGCGACCGCCCGGTGCATGCGCTGATCGGCGGGCGGATGAACGACCGCGTGCGCGCCTATACTTATCTTTATCCCCTGCCCCAGCACGACCTGCCCGATTTCTGGACCTCGGCCGAGATGGCGGGGGAAGCCGCCGCCGATTGTGTCGCGCGCGGCTATACGGCGGTAAAGTTCGATCCCGCCGGACCCTATACTCTGCGCGGGGGCCATATGCCCGCGATGAGCGACATCAACCGGTCCGTCGCGTTCTGCGCTGCAATCCGCGACGCGGTGGGCGACAAGGCCGACCTGCTTTTTGGCACCCATGGCCAGTTCACCACGGCAGGCGCGATCCGGCTGGGTCAGGCGATCGCCCCCTATTCCCCGCTGTGGTACGAGGAACCGGTGCCACCGGACAACGTGGCACAGATGGCGCAGGTTGCGGGTGCTGTCGGCATTCCCGTCGCCACGGGCGAGCGGCTGACGACAAAGGCCGAATTCGCGCCCGTCCTGCGGGCCGGGGCGGCGGCGATCCTGCAGCCGGCACTGGGCCGTTCGGGCGGCATCTGGGAGACCAGTAAAATCGCTGCGATGGCGGAGGTCTACAACGCGCAGATGGCGCCGCACCTTTACGCCGGGCCGGTGGAATGGGCGGCCAACATCCAGTTTGCCGTGTCGATCCCGAACCTGCTGATGGCCGAGACCATCGAGACGCCGTTCCACGTCCGGCTGATCAAGGGAAGTATCCGGGTGGAGGACGGGTTTATCCCCGCGCCGGAGGCGCCCGGCCTGGGGATCGAGGTGGACGAGGACCTGGCCCGCGCGCACCCCTACACCGGCACCGGGCTGCATCTGCAGATGCAGGAAGATCCCTGCGACTACGTCAATGGCAACGCCTTCGAGGGCGGCGCACCCGCCCCCCGCGACTGA
- a CDS encoding haloacid dehalogenase type II translates to MPITTCVFDAYGTLFDVAAAARQAATEPDFAAIREDWPTLAEHWRSKQLQYSWLRAVTGAHEDFWVVTQNGLDWAMEKTGHGGDSALRERLLALYWELQAYPEVPSMLAALKQGGLNTAILSNGSPAMLQGAVDSAGIGDLLDVSLSVESVGIFKPAASVYDLVGQHFGCAREDVLFVSSNGWDAAAATGYGFATAWVNRGAEPLDRLPWTPAHHLDDLTGIPELAGL, encoded by the coding sequence ATGCCCATCACCACCTGCGTCTTCGACGCCTACGGCACGCTGTTCGACGTCGCCGCCGCCGCGCGCCAGGCCGCCACCGAGCCCGACTTTGCCGCCATCCGCGAAGACTGGCCAACCCTGGCAGAGCATTGGCGCAGCAAGCAATTGCAGTATTCGTGGCTGCGGGCCGTCACCGGCGCGCACGAGGATTTCTGGGTCGTCACCCAGAACGGCCTGGACTGGGCGATGGAAAAGACCGGCCACGGCGGCGATAGCGCCCTGCGCGAACGGCTGCTGGCGCTCTACTGGGAACTTCAGGCCTATCCGGAGGTCCCTTCGATGCTTGCCGCGCTGAAGCAGGGCGGGCTGAACACCGCGATTCTCTCCAACGGCTCCCCCGCGATGCTGCAGGGCGCCGTGGACAGCGCCGGGATCGGCGATCTGCTGGACGTGTCGCTGTCGGTGGAAAGCGTGGGCATCTTCAAGCCCGCCGCATCGGTCTACGACCTCGTGGGGCAGCATTTCGGCTGCGCCAGGGAGGATGTGCTGTTCGTCTCGTCTAACGGCTGGGACGCGGCGGCGGCGACCGGCTACGGCTTTGCCACCGCCTGGGTCAACCGCGGGGCGGAGCCGCTGGACCGCCTGCCCTGGACCCCGGCGCACCATCTGGATGACCTGACCGGCATTCCGGAACTGGCAGGTCTGTGA
- a CDS encoding TCR/Tet family MFS transporter: MSPAALFIMLTVMIDAMGIGLMVPVIPDLIRDVHGGTLAEAALWGGVLATSYAVMQFLCGPALGSLSDRFGRRPVLLVSLAVMAADYVVMALAGSIWLLLAGRVIGGITAATQATATAYMADISAPGARTRNFGLIGASFGAGFVLGPLVGGVLAEYGTRAPFWAAAGLAGGNVVLGWVVLRETVRPEHRRALDWRRANPLGVVRNLARLPGVRRLLLVYFLYHMAFAVYPSVWSYFGQERFGWTPALIGLSLGLFGGVMALVQGGAIRLALLWWGERGTVVAGHLFAVAAYGVLGVIASGPLALVLTPLAALAGVIPPALQGIMSQRVAADAQGELQGALTSAAALAMILSPLAMTWTFAAFTHRGSAVYLPGAPFLVAMCLTIGALALFLRPAVRTDAA, translated from the coding sequence ATGAGCCCCGCCGCGCTGTTCATCATGCTGACGGTGATGATCGACGCGATGGGCATCGGTCTGATGGTCCCGGTGATACCGGATCTGATCCGCGACGTGCACGGCGGCACGCTGGCCGAAGCGGCGCTTTGGGGCGGTGTTCTGGCCACCAGCTATGCGGTGATGCAGTTTCTCTGCGGCCCTGCGCTTGGCAGCCTGTCCGACCGCTTTGGCCGTCGGCCTGTCCTGCTGGTTTCGCTGGCGGTGATGGCAGCCGATTATGTCGTGATGGCGCTGGCGGGCAGCATCTGGCTGCTGCTGGCGGGCCGTGTGATTGGTGGCATCACCGCTGCCACCCAAGCCACCGCGACAGCCTATATGGCCGATATCTCAGCCCCCGGCGCGCGCACGCGCAACTTCGGCCTGATCGGGGCCAGCTTCGGGGCGGGGTTTGTTCTGGGGCCGCTGGTCGGCGGCGTGCTGGCCGAATACGGCACCCGCGCGCCGTTCTGGGCGGCCGCCGGGCTGGCGGGTGGCAATGTGGTGCTGGGCTGGGTGGTGCTGCGCGAAACAGTCCGGCCCGAACACCGGCGCGCCCTGGACTGGCGCCGGGCCAACCCGCTGGGCGTGGTGCGCAACCTCGCCCGCCTGCCGGGGGTGCGCCGGCTGCTGCTGGTCTATTTCCTGTATCACATGGCCTTTGCCGTCTACCCGTCGGTCTGGTCCTATTTCGGGCAGGAGCGTTTCGGCTGGACGCCCGCGCTGATCGGCCTGTCGCTGGGCCTGTTCGGCGGGGTCATGGCGCTGGTGCAGGGCGGCGCGATCCGGCTGGCGCTGCTTTGGTGGGGCGAACGCGGCACGGTCGTGGCGGGACATCTCTTTGCCGTCGCCGCCTATGGGGTGCTAGGTGTCATCGCCTCCGGCCCGCTCGCACTTGTGCTGACGCCGCTGGCCGCGCTGGCCGGCGTGATCCCGCCCGCCTTGCAGGGGATCATGTCGCAGAGGGTCGCGGCAGATGCCCAGGGCGAGTTGCAGGGTGCGCTGACCTCCGCCGCGGCGCTGGCGATGATTCTGTCACCGCTGGCGATGACCTGGACCTTCGCCGCCTTCACCCATCGCGGCAGCGCGGTCTACCTGCCCGGCGCACCGTTTCTGGTGGCAATGTGCCTGACGATCGGGGCGCTGGCGCTGTTCCTGCGTCCCGCTGTGCGAACCGACGCAGCGTAA
- a CDS encoding endonuclease/exonuclease/phosphatase family protein: MTAFTVASFNVKNLIGPDKEYYKFQSYTPEEYAWKEDWLADQIATLNADVIGFQEIFEEDALRATIARADRYGMDSNAATLPGEDKRYRHRAIFDRLAYRDYGNAALAFAPNVHDGPPGQRRPGVAVLSRPGFAEEPQVIQVLDRPMQIPFQTFGGDEGGHFTIHKLSRPILKVRVPVGGHVITVFNCHLKSKLGEFIRPEGAEFAPEADLTHYDPVGRALGAARAAMRRMAEAWVLRAAIIQELRAGHPVIVLGDFNDGEHAVSTEIITGEVPFRNYSWMLRHDAQHRGDRYTEAEHAQITEDIEALRLHPAEKLFVRKSLRDMVYTAAFGGNYESIDQIMLSRHFLPDWKGHIGEMTYFSVLNDHLTDGSHPEAPYNKLASDHGQIMATIDLNGDPR; this comes from the coding sequence GTGACCGCCTTCACCGTCGCCAGCTTCAACGTCAAGAACCTGATCGGGCCGGACAAGGAATATTACAAATTCCAGTCTTACACTCCCGAGGAATACGCCTGGAAAGAGGACTGGCTGGCCGACCAGATCGCGACGCTGAACGCGGATGTGATCGGCTTTCAGGAGATCTTCGAAGAAGACGCCCTGCGTGCCACCATCGCCCGCGCCGACCGCTACGGCATGGACAGCAACGCCGCCACCCTGCCCGGCGAGGACAAGCGGTATCGTCACCGAGCGATCTTCGACCGGCTGGCCTACCGCGATTACGGCAATGCCGCGCTGGCCTTTGCCCCCAATGTGCATGACGGGCCCCCGGGCCAGCGTCGTCCCGGCGTCGCGGTGTTGTCCCGTCCGGGGTTTGCCGAAGAGCCGCAGGTCATTCAGGTCCTGGACCGGCCCATGCAGATCCCGTTTCAGACCTTTGGCGGGGACGAGGGCGGCCATTTCACCATCCATAAACTCAGCCGCCCGATCCTCAAGGTGCGTGTCCCGGTGGGCGGTCACGTCATCACCGTCTTCAACTGCCATCTGAAATCGAAACTGGGCGAATTCATCCGGCCGGAGGGGGCCGAATTCGCGCCCGAGGCCGACCTGACACATTACGATCCGGTCGGCCGCGCGCTGGGTGCCGCGCGGGCCGCGATGCGTCGCATGGCCGAGGCCTGGGTGCTGCGGGCCGCGATCATTCAGGAGCTGCGGGCAGGCCATCCGGTGATCGTGCTGGGCGATTTCAACGACGGCGAACATGCGGTCAGCACCGAAATCATCACCGGCGAAGTCCCGTTCAGGAACTATTCATGGATGTTGCGGCACGACGCGCAGCACCGGGGCGACCGCTATACCGAAGCAGAGCACGCGCAGATCACCGAGGATATCGAGGCGCTGCGCCTGCATCCGGCGGAAAAGCTCTTTGTCCGCAAATCCCTGCGCGACATGGTCTACACGGCGGCCTTCGGCGGCAATTACGAGAGTATTGACCAGATCATGCTGTCGCGGCATTTCCTGCCGGACTGGAAGGGGCATATCGGCGAAATGACCTATTTCAGCGTGCTGAACGACCACCTGACCGATGGCAGCCACCCCGAAGCGCCCTATAACAAACTGGCCTCGGACCACGGCCAGATCATGGCCACCATAGACCTGAACGGAGACCCCAGATGA
- a CDS encoding acyl-CoA dehydrogenase, with amino-acid sequence MNAEAPILRAKDAPDLGTFDWADPFRLDSQLTEDERMIRDSAHAYAQEKLQPRVIDAFANEETDPEIFREMGEMGLLGITIPEEYGGLGSGYVSYGLVAREVERVDSGYRSMMSVQSSLVMYPIYAYGSEAQRKKYLPKLCTGEWIGCFGLTEPDAGSDPAGMKTRAVKTENGYKLTGSKMWISNAPIADVFVVWAKSDEHDGKIRGFVLEKGMKGLSAPKVGNKLSLRASITGEIVMDGVEVGEDALLPHVQGLKGPFGCLNRARYGISWGAMGAAEFCWHAARQYGLDRKQFGKPLAQTQLFQKKLADMMTEISLGLQGSLQVGRLMDQANAAPEMVSIVKRNNCGKALDVARHARDMHGGNGISGEFQVIRHMMNLETVNTYEGTHDVHALILGRAQTGLQAFF; translated from the coding sequence ATGAATGCCGAAGCCCCGATCCTGCGCGCCAAGGATGCCCCCGACCTGGGCACCTTTGACTGGGCCGACCCGTTCCGCCTGGACAGCCAGCTGACCGAAGATGAGCGGATGATCCGCGATTCCGCGCATGCCTATGCGCAGGAAAAACTGCAGCCCCGCGTCATCGACGCCTTTGCCAACGAGGAAACCGACCCCGAGATCTTCCGCGAGATGGGCGAGATGGGCCTGCTGGGCATCACCATTCCCGAGGAATACGGCGGGCTGGGCAGCGGCTATGTCTCTTACGGGCTGGTCGCGCGCGAAGTGGAGCGCGTCGATTCCGGCTACCGGTCGATGATGTCGGTGCAATCCAGCCTGGTGATGTATCCGATCTATGCCTACGGCTCGGAAGCGCAGCGCAAGAAGTACCTGCCCAAGCTCTGTACCGGCGAATGGATCGGCTGTTTCGGCCTGACCGAACCCGATGCCGGTTCGGACCCCGCCGGGATGAAGACCCGCGCGGTCAAGACTGAAAACGGCTACAAGCTGACCGGCTCCAAGATGTGGATCTCCAACGCGCCGATCGCCGACGTCTTTGTCGTCTGGGCGAAATCCGACGAGCATGACGGCAAGATCCGCGGCTTTGTGCTTGAGAAGGGCATGAAGGGCTTGAGCGCGCCCAAGGTCGGCAACAAGCTGAGCCTGCGCGCCTCGATCACCGGTGAGATCGTCATGGACGGTGTCGAGGTGGGCGAGGATGCGTTGCTGCCGCATGTGCAGGGTCTCAAGGGGCCGTTCGGCTGCCTGAACCGCGCCCGGTACGGCATTTCCTGGGGGGCCATGGGGGCGGCAGAGTTCTGCTGGCACGCGGCACGCCAATACGGGCTGGACCGCAAGCAGTTCGGCAAGCCCCTGGCGCAGACACAGCTGTTCCAGAAGAAACTGGCCGACATGATGACCGAAATCTCGCTGGGCCTGCAGGGGTCGTTGCAGGTGGGTCGCCTGATGGATCAGGCCAACGCCGCGCCGGAGATGGTCTCTATCGTCAAGCGCAACAACTGCGGCAAGGCGCTGGACGTGGCGCGGCATGCCCGCGACATGCACGGCGGCAACGGCATTTCAGGTGAATTCCAGGTGATCCGCCACATGATGAACCTTGAAACCGTGAACACCTACGAGGGTACGCATGACGTGCACGCCCTGATCCTGGGCCGCGCCCAGACCGGCCTGCAGGCGTTCTTCTGA